In Geobacter anodireducens, a genomic segment contains:
- a CDS encoding glutamate synthase: MLYKSVTESFNEFIVDRSDAKCIRCKVCIRQCAYEVHSYAEAIDTLTEDHTLCIGCRRCSALCPTGAITIRSNEEVFKRNESWSNGHIRNLYAQADTGGILLAAMGNPAKYPIYWDHLLLDASQVTNPSIDPLREPMELRTYLGKKPHSIEIVRDEQTGKPKLATKLTPQTGKPKLATKLTPQIRMEYPFIFSAMSYGALNLNAHRAMAMAASELGTLYNTGEGGLHKDLYRYGANVMVQVASGRFGVSEQYLNAGVAIEIKVGQGAKPGIGGHLPGEKVNDQISETRMIPVGSDAISPAPHHDIYSIEDLRQLIFALKEATNYEKPVSVKIAAVHHVAAIASGVARAGADIITIDGFRGGTGAAPQVIRDNVGLPMELALASVDARLRDEGIRNQVAIVVGGGVRSSGDAIKAIALGADAINLGTSTLLALGCTLCQRCYTGKCPWGITTNNPYLAKRLNPELGAERLVNLVHAWGHEMKEILGGMGLNALESLRGNRYKLRAVGLSEKDMNILGVMPAGE; encoded by the coding sequence GTGCTCTATAAATCCGTAACCGAGTCGTTCAACGAGTTCATTGTCGACCGTAGCGACGCAAAATGCATCCGCTGCAAGGTCTGTATCCGCCAGTGCGCCTACGAGGTCCATTCTTACGCCGAGGCCATCGACACCCTCACCGAGGATCACACGCTCTGCATCGGATGCCGTCGCTGTTCGGCCCTCTGTCCCACTGGCGCCATCACGATCCGCTCCAATGAAGAGGTCTTCAAGCGGAACGAGTCCTGGTCCAACGGCCACATCCGCAACCTTTACGCTCAGGCCGACACCGGCGGCATCCTCCTGGCCGCCATGGGCAACCCCGCCAAGTATCCCATTTACTGGGACCACCTGCTGCTGGACGCCTCTCAGGTCACCAACCCGTCCATCGACCCTCTCAGGGAACCCATGGAACTGCGGACCTACCTGGGCAAAAAGCCCCACTCCATCGAGATCGTCCGCGATGAGCAGACCGGCAAGCCGAAGCTCGCCACGAAGCTGACGCCGCAGACCGGCAAGCCGAAGCTCGCCACGAAGCTGACGCCACAGATCCGGATGGAATACCCCTTCATCTTCTCGGCCATGAGCTACGGCGCCTTGAACCTTAACGCCCACAGGGCCATGGCCATGGCTGCCAGCGAGTTGGGCACCCTCTACAACACCGGCGAGGGGGGGCTTCACAAAGACCTCTACCGGTACGGCGCCAATGTCATGGTCCAGGTGGCCTCGGGCCGCTTCGGCGTAAGCGAGCAGTATCTCAACGCCGGTGTCGCCATCGAGATCAAGGTTGGCCAGGGCGCCAAGCCGGGCATCGGCGGCCATTTGCCCGGGGAGAAGGTCAACGACCAGATTTCCGAGACCCGGATGATCCCGGTGGGTTCCGACGCCATCTCGCCGGCGCCCCACCACGACATCTACTCCATTGAGGATCTCCGCCAGCTCATCTTCGCCCTCAAGGAGGCGACCAACTACGAGAAACCGGTGTCGGTCAAGATCGCAGCGGTCCACCACGTGGCGGCCATTGCCTCCGGCGTTGCCCGGGCCGGTGCCGACATCATCACCATTGACGGCTTCAGGGGGGGGACCGGCGCGGCTCCCCAGGTCATTCGCGACAACGTGGGACTTCCCATGGAACTGGCCCTGGCATCGGTGGACGCCCGGCTGCGCGACGAAGGAATCCGCAACCAGGTCGCCATCGTGGTGGGGGGCGGGGTCCGTTCCTCCGGCGACGCCATCAAGGCCATCGCCCTGGGTGCCGACGCCATCAACCTGGGCACCTCGACCCTGCTGGCCCTGGGCTGCACCCTGTGCCAGCGCTGCTACACCGGCAAGTGCCCCTGGGGCATCACCACCAACAACCCCTACCTGGCCAAGCGGCTCAATCCGGAACTGGGAGCCGAGCGGTTGGTGAACCTGGTCCACGCCTGGGGCCACGAAATGAAGGAAATCCTCGGCGGCATGGGCCTTAATGCCCTGGAATCCCTCCGTGGCAACCGCTACAAGCTGCGGGCCGTGGGCCTGAGCGAAAAAGACATGAACATTCTCGGCGTCATGCCGGCTGGAGAATAG
- a CDS encoding 4Fe-4S ferredoxin: protein MKRIYMIEDACIGCHLCEVGCITEHSLSKDPVRAYLHEPERPIARCTVEEIDGGIVSFSTTCRHCDEPDCLRACISGAIQKNDKGVVRIDTEQCVGCWSCVMACPYGAIQRNLKKKKANKCDLCPDRMSPACVDACPNRALVFKEGSQK, encoded by the coding sequence ATGAAACGTATCTACATGATTGAAGACGCCTGCATCGGCTGTCATCTGTGTGAAGTCGGCTGCATCACCGAGCATTCGCTTTCCAAGGATCCCGTGCGGGCCTACCTGCACGAGCCCGAGCGCCCCATTGCCCGCTGCACCGTGGAGGAGATCGACGGCGGCATCGTCTCCTTCTCCACCACCTGCCGTCACTGTGACGAGCCCGACTGCCTGCGGGCCTGCATCTCCGGTGCAATCCAGAAGAACGACAAAGGTGTGGTCCGGATCGACACGGAGCAGTGCGTGGGCTGCTGGTCCTGCGTCATGGCCTGTCCCTACGGGGCGATCCAGCGGAACCTGAAGAAAAAGAAAGCAAACAAGTGCGACCTCTGCCCGGACCGCATGTCTCCGGCCTGCGTCGACGCCTGCCCCAATCGGGCGCTTGTCTTCAAGGAGGGGAGCCAGAAATGA